A window from Catenulispora sp. MAP5-51 encodes these proteins:
- a CDS encoding GtrA family protein — protein sequence MTGLIRTLAKNTFVRYAFSGGSALVTEEVVLFLTHGLMKFPLWLATGLAYLIAFGVNFSINRMLTFADHGAREGAVHKQTVRFALLVSVNLGVTQVLMYSLTGAGVNYLIAKPLSTVVITLYNFWLYKHWVFKPEAVGQAESESRPAADVPASEAPASEVSA from the coding sequence ATGACCGGCCTCATCAGGACGCTGGCGAAGAACACCTTCGTCCGCTACGCCTTCAGCGGCGGCTCGGCGCTGGTGACCGAGGAGGTCGTGCTGTTCCTGACGCACGGCCTGATGAAGTTCCCGCTGTGGCTGGCCACGGGTCTGGCGTACCTCATCGCGTTCGGCGTCAACTTCTCCATCAACCGGATGCTGACCTTCGCCGACCACGGCGCGCGCGAGGGCGCGGTGCACAAGCAGACCGTGCGCTTCGCCCTGCTGGTCTCGGTGAACCTGGGCGTCACGCAGGTGCTGATGTACTCGCTGACCGGCGCCGGGGTGAACTACCTGATCGCCAAGCCGCTGTCGACCGTGGTCATCACGCTCTACAACTTCTGGCTGTACAAGCACTGGGTGTTCAAGCCGGAGGCGGTGGGGCAGGCCGAGTCCGAGTCCCGGCCCGCGGCTGATGTCCCGGCTTCCGAGGCACCGGCTTCCGAGGTCAGCGCTTGA
- a CDS encoding cell wall-binding repeat-containing protein: MRSSNFKKSLAASAVLASSIATAVGFSAAAHAAPAGPSNSPLTIGKGAWAPDGSRYVHANADGSIATRNLPGGAEIIVDPAKPGVARSNPTFWNNGTAIVFSETVNGTSKLVSIPTYTPAGTPVPETDPLSFLAQQLPEGTETAPDSNGTSLVFQHHNTATNHEAIYVQDNFGRGSAGPILAADNGTSPAISPDGKTVAFLRKDSTGHEQIWTVAWNGQSAQPPAGTAKQLTTNAEDHFFPTFSPDNTRIAYEARTSTSGALSDVESVSAADGSGLKQESATPGVPDYQPLVKNTETRLAGADRLGTAIAASQAQWQAGSAESVVLTRSDQFADALGGSTLAHSEYGPLLLTPSGGLDGSVKAEITRVLGKPDGHKTVYVLGGEQALSPTVFNAVKSLGYTVTRISGPDRYATSVAIAEQITRNTSQNGWGQPGRVLVATGNLAPDALSAGAAASAGEFNGPIDSVVILTNDKLMPAVTKNYLAQVQAHDVKNYATPVYGIGGQADTALTSDGVKHTGLVGTDRYMTSYLVAKTFFGGASLENASPAGIGFATGADWPDALSGGAFMAREHGPLLLVNPANWLSSDGQNYLYGWAPGTANAYIFGGTKAVAGGTTQSNIGGGISGPAGYNYVLNPHA; encoded by the coding sequence ATGCGTAGCTCGAACTTCAAGAAGTCCCTCGCGGCATCGGCCGTTCTGGCCAGCTCCATCGCGACCGCGGTCGGCTTCTCGGCGGCGGCCCACGCCGCTCCGGCCGGACCGTCGAACTCGCCGCTGACGATCGGCAAGGGCGCCTGGGCCCCCGACGGCAGCCGGTACGTGCACGCGAACGCTGACGGCTCCATCGCCACGCGCAACCTGCCCGGCGGCGCGGAGATCATCGTCGACCCGGCCAAGCCGGGCGTGGCGCGCTCGAACCCGACGTTCTGGAACAACGGCACGGCGATCGTGTTCTCCGAGACCGTGAACGGGACCTCCAAGCTGGTCTCCATCCCGACCTACACCCCGGCCGGCACCCCGGTGCCGGAGACGGACCCGCTGAGCTTCCTGGCCCAGCAGCTGCCCGAGGGCACCGAGACCGCGCCGGACTCCAACGGCACGAGTCTGGTGTTCCAGCACCACAACACGGCCACGAACCACGAAGCGATCTACGTCCAGGACAACTTCGGCCGCGGCAGCGCCGGTCCCATCCTGGCCGCCGACAACGGCACCTCGCCGGCCATCTCGCCCGACGGCAAGACGGTCGCCTTCCTGCGCAAGGACAGCACCGGCCACGAGCAGATCTGGACCGTCGCGTGGAACGGCCAGTCGGCCCAGCCGCCGGCCGGCACGGCGAAGCAGCTCACCACCAACGCCGAGGACCACTTCTTCCCGACCTTCTCCCCGGACAACACCCGGATCGCGTATGAAGCTCGCACCTCCACCAGCGGGGCCCTGAGCGATGTGGAGTCCGTGTCCGCGGCCGACGGCAGCGGCCTGAAGCAGGAGTCGGCGACCCCCGGCGTCCCGGACTACCAGCCGCTGGTCAAGAACACCGAGACCCGGCTGGCCGGCGCCGACCGGCTCGGCACGGCGATCGCCGCCTCCCAGGCGCAGTGGCAGGCCGGATCGGCCGAGTCGGTCGTCCTCACCCGCTCCGACCAGTTCGCCGACGCCCTCGGCGGCAGCACCCTGGCCCACTCCGAGTACGGCCCGCTGCTGCTGACCCCGAGCGGCGGGCTGGACGGCTCGGTCAAGGCCGAGATCACCCGCGTGCTCGGCAAGCCGGACGGCCACAAGACCGTGTACGTGCTCGGCGGCGAGCAGGCGCTGTCCCCGACCGTGTTCAACGCGGTGAAGAGCCTGGGCTACACCGTCACCCGGATCTCCGGCCCGGACCGCTACGCGACCTCGGTGGCCATCGCCGAGCAGATCACCCGCAACACCAGCCAGAACGGCTGGGGCCAGCCGGGCCGCGTCCTGGTCGCCACCGGGAACCTGGCGCCGGACGCGCTGTCGGCCGGCGCGGCCGCCTCGGCCGGCGAGTTCAACGGGCCGATCGACAGTGTCGTCATCCTGACGAACGACAAGCTGATGCCGGCCGTCACCAAGAACTACCTGGCCCAGGTGCAGGCGCATGACGTCAAGAACTACGCGACCCCGGTCTACGGCATCGGCGGCCAGGCCGACACCGCGCTCACCAGCGACGGCGTCAAGCACACCGGCCTGGTCGGCACCGACCGCTACATGACCTCCTACCTGGTGGCCAAGACCTTCTTCGGCGGCGCCTCGCTGGAGAACGCAAGCCCGGCCGGCATCGGCTTCGCCACCGGCGCGGACTGGCCGGACGCCCTGTCCGGCGGCGCCTTCATGGCCCGCGAGCACGGTCCGCTGCTGCTGGTGAACCCGGCGAACTGGCTGTCGTCCGACGGCCAGAACTACCTGTACGGCTGGGCTCCGGGCACCGCCAACGCCTACATCTTCGGCGGGACCAAGGCTGTCGCCGGCGGGACCACCCAGAGCAACATCGGCGGCGGGATCTCCGGCCCTGCCGGCTACAACTACGTGCTCAACCCGCACGCCTGA
- a CDS encoding heavy metal translocating P-type ATPase: MVETALEAPAEPGPHTDVELAIGGMTCASCASRIERKLNKLDGVTATVNYATEKAKVRFPDGYAPADLVAVVEAAGYTAVLPEPPAPAGPASAEGEAPKTAAELEDERRAVALRQRLATAVVLSVPVVLMAMIPALQFRNWQWASLTLSAPVVTYAAWPFHKAAWTNLRHRAATMDTLVSVGVSAAFLWSLWALFFGDAGMPGMKHGFDFAVSRTDGSGSIYLEAASGVTAFILAGRYFEHKAKRRSGAALRALMTLGAKDVAVLRDGAEVRIPIGELAAGDLFVVRPGEQVATDGVVEQGRSAVDASMLTGESVPVDVAPGDAVTGATVNTSGRLVVRATRVGADTQLSRMAKLVQEAQNGKAAAQRLADRISAVFVPTVIGLSLATLAFWLLVGNGVATAFAAAVSVLIIACPCALGLATPTALMVGTGRGAQLGVLIKGPEVLENTRKVDTIVLDKTGTITSGAMALVGVTVAEGESEQEALRLAGALEQASEHPIARAVAAAAAAATAEQAEQAGALPEVEGFENVEGLGVQGVVDGHAVVAGREKLLAEWAQHLTPELAAAKAAAEAAGRTAIAVGWDGRARAVLEVADAVKPTSAEAVRELRALGLTPVLLTGDNQTVARAVAAEVGIGPDEVLAEVLPVGKVEAVKRLQAEGRVVAMVGDGVNDAAALAQADLGLAMGTGTDAAIEAGDLTLVGGDLRTAATAIRLSRRTLATIKGNLFWAFGYNVAALPLAASGLLNPMIAGAAMAFSSVFVVSNSLRLRRFR, from the coding sequence ATGGTGGAGACCGCTTTGGAGGCGCCGGCCGAGCCCGGCCCCCACACCGACGTCGAGCTGGCGATCGGCGGGATGACCTGCGCGTCCTGCGCGTCGCGGATCGAGCGCAAGCTGAACAAGCTCGACGGCGTCACCGCGACCGTGAACTACGCCACCGAGAAGGCGAAGGTCCGCTTCCCGGACGGCTACGCGCCGGCCGATCTGGTCGCCGTCGTCGAGGCGGCCGGCTACACCGCGGTGCTGCCCGAGCCGCCGGCCCCCGCCGGGCCCGCGTCCGCCGAGGGCGAAGCGCCCAAAACCGCGGCCGAACTGGAGGACGAACGCCGCGCGGTCGCGCTGCGGCAGCGCCTGGCCACCGCGGTCGTGCTGTCCGTCCCGGTGGTCCTGATGGCGATGATCCCGGCCTTGCAGTTCCGCAACTGGCAGTGGGCCTCGCTGACGCTGTCCGCGCCGGTGGTCACCTACGCGGCCTGGCCGTTCCACAAGGCGGCCTGGACCAATCTGCGGCACCGCGCGGCCACCATGGACACCCTGGTGTCCGTCGGCGTCTCAGCGGCCTTCCTGTGGTCGCTGTGGGCTCTGTTCTTCGGCGACGCCGGGATGCCCGGGATGAAGCATGGCTTCGACTTCGCCGTCTCCCGCACCGACGGCTCCGGGTCGATCTACCTGGAGGCGGCCTCGGGCGTGACCGCGTTCATCCTGGCCGGACGGTACTTCGAGCACAAGGCGAAGCGGCGCTCCGGCGCGGCGCTGCGGGCCCTGATGACGCTCGGCGCGAAGGACGTCGCGGTGCTGCGCGACGGCGCCGAGGTGCGGATCCCGATCGGGGAGCTGGCGGCCGGCGACCTGTTCGTGGTCCGGCCCGGGGAGCAGGTGGCCACCGACGGCGTGGTGGAGCAGGGCCGCTCGGCGGTCGACGCCTCGATGCTCACCGGCGAGTCGGTCCCGGTGGACGTCGCCCCCGGCGACGCCGTCACCGGCGCGACCGTGAACACCTCCGGCCGCCTGGTGGTGCGCGCGACCCGGGTCGGCGCCGACACCCAGCTGTCCCGGATGGCGAAGCTGGTCCAGGAGGCGCAGAACGGCAAGGCCGCGGCGCAGCGGCTGGCGGACCGGATCTCCGCGGTCTTCGTCCCGACCGTGATCGGGCTGTCCCTGGCCACCCTGGCCTTCTGGCTGCTGGTCGGCAACGGCGTCGCCACGGCGTTCGCGGCCGCGGTCAGCGTCCTGATCATCGCCTGCCCCTGTGCCCTGGGCCTGGCCACGCCGACCGCGCTGATGGTCGGCACCGGCCGCGGCGCGCAGCTCGGCGTCCTGATCAAGGGCCCGGAGGTGCTGGAGAACACCCGCAAGGTGGACACCATCGTGCTGGACAAGACCGGCACCATCACCTCCGGCGCCATGGCCCTGGTCGGCGTCACCGTCGCCGAGGGCGAGTCCGAGCAGGAGGCGCTGCGCCTGGCCGGCGCGCTGGAGCAGGCCAGCGAGCACCCGATCGCCCGGGCGGTCGCAGCCGCGGCCGCCGCTGCTACTGCTGAACAGGCCGAGCAGGCCGGCGCGCTGCCGGAGGTCGAGGGCTTCGAGAACGTCGAGGGCCTGGGCGTGCAGGGCGTGGTGGACGGCCACGCGGTGGTGGCCGGCCGGGAGAAGCTGCTGGCCGAGTGGGCCCAGCACCTGACGCCGGAGCTGGCCGCGGCCAAGGCCGCCGCCGAGGCGGCGGGCCGCACCGCGATCGCGGTCGGCTGGGACGGCCGGGCCCGCGCCGTGCTGGAGGTCGCCGACGCGGTGAAGCCCACCAGCGCCGAGGCCGTCAGGGAGCTGCGCGCCCTGGGCCTGACCCCGGTGCTGCTCACCGGCGACAACCAGACCGTGGCCCGCGCGGTCGCCGCCGAGGTCGGCATCGGCCCCGACGAGGTGCTGGCCGAGGTCCTGCCGGTGGGCAAGGTCGAGGCGGTCAAGCGGCTGCAGGCCGAAGGCCGCGTGGTCGCCATGGTCGGCGACGGCGTGAACGACGCGGCCGCCCTGGCCCAGGCCGACCTGGGCCTGGCGATGGGCACCGGCACCGACGCCGCCATCGAGGCCGGCGACCTGACCCTGGTCGGCGGCGACCTGCGCACCGCGGCCACCGCGATCCGCCTGTCCCGCCGCACCCTGGCCACCATCAAGGGGAACCTGTTCTGGGCGTTCGGCTACAACGTGGCGGCCCTGCCGCTGGCCGCCTCCGGGCTGCTGAACCCGATGATCGCCGGGGCCGCGATGGCCTTCTCGTCGGTGTTCGTGGTGAGCAACAGCCTGCGGTTGCGGCGGTTCCGGTAG
- a CDS encoding glycoside hydrolase domain-containing protein: MFHRWPKRVTAAVCAAALAMAGLATWLLTATASPPVPQAVPSTVYSGAGFDPCWAPDNASMDAWLQSPYRAVGIYIGGPRYAPGCKAQNTANLTKEWVGRQAAMGWRFLPLYVGSQAQYKDGNGNYQSDFTTLTTATAFQLGSSEADDAANQAHALNFPPASVIYDDMENYNSSYTQLVIAYSQGWTQELHRNGFRAGWYSSSSSGIKDQSAAYGASSPDVIDIAAWDNQNTTDDPNVKPSQWANHQRVHQTQGGHDETYGGVTINIDTDWFDVGQASRGTVERLAGFDRDITAVLASIRTFDCHGCANAGRDQAKAAVLSRDDTFADALGGSALAAQADGPLLLTGSKAMNPSTMKELHRILTPGSTVYLLGGTQALSPAVQNAIAANGFVPRRVAGPDRFATAVSIAQTISPNTPPSSVLVATGTDFPDALAAGAAAGALGISAQNATPPSAGAVVVLSNAGVLPPATKAYLSGLDPNTTRMYGIGGKAVAAVHTSFPSWHDWSSFIPLFGADRYGTAAAVAARFSYLPTSVVVASGMNWPDALSGGAMAAHRAVPLLLTDPKVLPGPTGYYLGGKSNPITTATLVGGTAAISPAAATALGNSFSYPGQWDLVTIN; encoded by the coding sequence TTGTTCCATAGGTGGCCCAAGCGGGTCACGGCAGCGGTCTGTGCGGCCGCCCTGGCCATGGCGGGGCTGGCCACCTGGCTGCTCACCGCGACCGCGAGTCCGCCGGTCCCGCAGGCGGTCCCCAGCACGGTGTACTCCGGCGCCGGCTTCGATCCCTGCTGGGCCCCGGACAACGCCTCGATGGACGCCTGGCTGCAATCGCCGTACCGCGCCGTCGGCATCTACATCGGAGGCCCGCGCTACGCACCGGGCTGCAAGGCGCAGAACACCGCGAACCTCACCAAGGAATGGGTGGGCCGCCAGGCCGCGATGGGCTGGCGCTTCCTACCGCTCTACGTGGGCAGCCAGGCGCAGTACAAGGACGGCAACGGCAACTACCAGAGCGACTTCACGACGCTCACCACCGCCACCGCCTTCCAGCTGGGCTCCTCCGAGGCCGACGACGCCGCGAACCAGGCCCACGCCCTGAACTTCCCGCCGGCCTCGGTCATCTACGACGACATGGAGAACTACAACTCCAGCTACACGCAGCTGGTCATCGCCTATTCGCAGGGCTGGACCCAGGAGCTGCACCGCAACGGCTTCCGCGCGGGCTGGTACTCCAGCTCCAGCAGCGGGATCAAGGACCAGTCCGCCGCGTACGGCGCCAGCTCCCCCGACGTCATCGACATCGCGGCCTGGGACAACCAGAACACCACCGACGACCCCAACGTGAAGCCGTCGCAGTGGGCGAACCACCAGCGCGTGCACCAGACGCAGGGCGGCCACGACGAGACCTACGGCGGCGTCACCATCAACATCGACACCGACTGGTTCGACGTCGGCCAGGCCAGCCGGGGCACGGTCGAGCGGCTGGCCGGATTCGACCGCGACATCACCGCCGTCCTGGCCAGCATCCGCACCTTCGACTGCCACGGCTGCGCCAACGCCGGACGCGACCAGGCCAAGGCCGCGGTGCTCAGCCGGGACGACACCTTCGCCGACGCCCTCGGCGGCTCGGCGCTGGCCGCGCAGGCCGACGGACCCCTGCTGCTGACCGGCTCCAAGGCGATGAACCCGAGCACGATGAAGGAGCTCCACAGGATCCTGACACCGGGCTCGACGGTGTACCTGCTCGGCGGCACGCAGGCCTTGTCCCCGGCTGTGCAGAACGCCATCGCCGCCAACGGATTCGTCCCACGCCGCGTCGCCGGCCCGGACCGCTTCGCCACCGCGGTGAGCATCGCGCAGACCATCTCGCCGAACACGCCGCCCTCCAGCGTCCTGGTCGCCACCGGCACCGACTTCCCCGACGCCCTGGCCGCCGGCGCAGCCGCCGGAGCACTCGGCATCTCCGCGCAGAACGCCACACCGCCCAGCGCCGGCGCGGTGGTCGTGCTCAGCAACGCCGGAGTCCTGCCGCCGGCGACCAAGGCCTACCTGTCCGGCCTGGACCCGAACACCACGAGGATGTACGGAATCGGCGGCAAGGCCGTCGCCGCGGTGCACACCTCGTTCCCGTCCTGGCACGACTGGTCGAGCTTCATCCCGCTGTTCGGCGCGGACCGCTACGGCACCGCGGCAGCCGTCGCGGCCCGGTTCTCCTACCTGCCGACCTCGGTGGTCGTGGCCTCCGGCATGAACTGGCCGGACGCCCTGTCCGGCGGCGCGATGGCCGCGCACCGCGCCGTCCCGCTGCTGCTGACCGACCCGAAGGTCCTCCCCGGCCCGACCGGCTACTACCTCGGCGGGAAGAGCAACCCGATCACCACCGCCACCCTGGTGGGCGGCACGGCGGCGATCTCGCCGGCCGCCGCGACCGCACTGGGCAACAGCTTCAGCTACCCGGGGCAGTGGGACCTGGTGACGATCAACTAG
- a CDS encoding glycosyltransferase family 2 protein: MRLSLVVPCFNEEAVLARFHEVVRAETAGIADAVELVFVDDGSKDGTLELLKKISAEDPEAKYVSFSRNFGKESAMLAGLKRASGDAVIIIDADLQHPPELLRRMVDLHRQGFDQVIAQRDREGDKRVRSLVAQTYYKLINKMVDVELVNGVGDFRLLSRRAVDALLEMPEYNRFSKGLFAWVGFDSVTFNYRNAVREAGETKWSFRRLLNYAVDSLLSFNNKPLRMAVYLGFLFFSISFVYMAWLIVRTMISGDTTPGYVTTIAAIVGIGGLQMFMVGVIGEYVGRIYYEVKQRPHYLVKETEAGPLRHQSDFQAISGDHRTTVDLSGPNEPVNGVPGARELNGIQ, from the coding sequence ATGCGTCTGTCCCTGGTCGTCCCGTGCTTCAACGAAGAAGCGGTTTTGGCGAGGTTCCACGAGGTCGTCCGTGCTGAGACCGCCGGGATAGCGGACGCGGTCGAGCTGGTCTTCGTCGACGACGGCTCCAAAGACGGCACCCTGGAGCTGTTGAAGAAGATCTCGGCGGAGGACCCCGAAGCCAAGTACGTCTCCTTCAGCCGCAACTTCGGCAAGGAGTCGGCGATGCTGGCCGGGCTGAAGCGGGCCAGCGGGGACGCGGTGATCATCATCGACGCCGACCTGCAGCATCCGCCGGAGCTGTTGCGCCGCATGGTCGACCTGCACAGGCAGGGCTTCGACCAGGTCATCGCGCAGCGCGACCGCGAGGGCGACAAGCGGGTGCGGAGCCTGGTCGCGCAGACCTACTACAAGCTGATCAACAAGATGGTCGACGTCGAGCTGGTGAACGGGGTCGGCGACTTCCGGCTGCTGTCCCGGCGCGCGGTCGACGCGCTGCTGGAGATGCCGGAGTACAACCGCTTCTCCAAGGGCCTGTTCGCCTGGGTCGGCTTCGACTCCGTCACCTTCAACTACCGCAACGCGGTGCGCGAGGCCGGGGAGACCAAGTGGTCCTTCCGGCGGCTGCTGAACTACGCCGTCGACTCGCTGTTGTCGTTCAACAACAAGCCGCTGCGGATGGCGGTCTACCTCGGCTTCCTGTTCTTCAGCATCTCCTTCGTCTACATGGCGTGGCTCATCGTGCGCACGATGATCAGCGGCGACACCACGCCCGGCTACGTCACCACGATCGCGGCCATCGTCGGCATCGGCGGCCTGCAGATGTTCATGGTCGGCGTGATCGGCGAGTATGTCGGCCGCATCTATTACGAGGTCAAGCAGCGGCCGCACTATCTGGTCAAGGAGACCGAGGCCGGCCCGCTGCGGCACCAGAGCGACTTCCAGGCCATCTCCGGCGACCACCGCACGACGGTCGACCTGAGCGGGCCGAACGAGCCGGTCAACGGCGTCCCCGGGGCGCGAGAGCTGAACGGAATCCAGTGA
- a CDS encoding YfhO family protein, with product MSRTVSGTLRRNLYLVLAFVVPTVIYAAILADRQIYPFDPHGSYTPLMIDLNNQYAQFYSYFDQALKGHGSLLFTWRADGGMNFWPIVAYYLTSPFGLLTLFGSDHQLPVLIAFATVLKLGAAGLGMALFLRKFRGGADGAVDKAVIVVLSTAYALGAWSLLYAFNIMWLDALYLLPWALLGVERLLAKGRIASLALAIGLNLVIDFYTGAMICVFVCLYALARYAGVRERFERADFLRTAGKFAAAGAIGGLISAAFILPTYLGGLTQKTKLHADASVDPQKQPVLSLLVRFFGGTSDAGQHTPDIGAATLILVLVPLFFAVKSIRRAERIAFGAVLAFLLLALKIKPLYLVMHGGQMPNAFPYRFAFLIIALLTFLAFRAWVGIDSVKQIKWLGVSAAVWFVILYWGRQSYPRIVTPQVVKFDAVILVAGTALLAFALYLRCQVRPAGEPLPKPLAWMPKPLATPKVGAVLAVAVLAVDVSGSAGLVGQNSIGNLPHGDGSVKTSNWKSGPTTSYGTALSSLQPDNDEFYRAEGYDQNLRTTNDSLRYGNFGFTHFSSLSSGKLHTTMQNLGFAHHDADVWSAHTGATLLTDALLGYQYLVGTTRETADGTIDRLGTTLQKTYDNGPSNVTTVYKIDDTLPVGFRLTGSDLAGFTAPVPLNDPYAAQEQAFGLPGAFQSMCGAPTVTASDGVTVTQNSDGTSSIKVPAKAPADAAYYSDKIVWQCQSSGPRQVYLYAPTAMPTGLSYVRVDGQNRPAPKAGAVSADKANIPYPAGFANGVQDLGSVQSGSFTVTMSSDHLTLKNTYTVPANPVRGLDPTAVDAKLSQLRTGGVTDVHWNDTGLSATTTGDSAATVFLSVPTIPGWSVTVDGKSVKTTELLGSFTGVPVPAGTHRISMSFTPPGLYAGIGGSTVGLLALGGVWWFQRRRAAGQGAGAPAAGVGAGSGEEQVTEEALS from the coding sequence GTGAGCAGAACCGTCTCGGGGACCCTGCGCCGCAATCTCTACCTGGTCCTCGCCTTCGTCGTCCCGACGGTGATCTACGCGGCGATATTGGCCGACCGGCAGATCTACCCGTTCGACCCGCACGGCTCGTACACGCCGTTGATGATCGACCTGAACAACCAGTACGCCCAGTTCTACTCGTACTTCGACCAGGCGCTCAAAGGCCACGGGTCGTTGCTTTTCACCTGGCGCGCCGACGGCGGCATGAACTTCTGGCCGATCGTCGCCTACTACCTCACCAGCCCGTTCGGTCTGCTGACGCTGTTCGGCTCGGACCACCAGCTGCCGGTGCTGATCGCCTTCGCCACGGTGCTGAAGCTCGGCGCGGCCGGTCTCGGGATGGCGCTGTTCCTGCGCAAGTTCCGGGGCGGTGCGGACGGCGCCGTCGACAAGGCTGTGATCGTGGTGCTCTCCACGGCCTACGCCCTGGGCGCGTGGTCGCTGCTCTACGCCTTCAACATCATGTGGCTGGATGCGCTCTACCTGCTGCCGTGGGCGCTGCTCGGCGTGGAGCGGCTGCTGGCCAAGGGCCGCATCGCTTCCCTGGCGCTGGCCATCGGGCTGAACCTCGTCATCGACTTCTACACCGGCGCGATGATCTGCGTCTTCGTCTGCCTGTACGCGCTTGCGCGGTACGCGGGCGTGCGGGAACGCTTCGAGCGCGCCGACTTCCTGCGCACGGCCGGCAAGTTCGCGGCCGCCGGTGCGATCGGCGGCCTGATCTCCGCCGCGTTCATCCTGCCCACCTACCTCGGCGGGCTGACCCAGAAGACCAAGCTCCACGCCGACGCCTCCGTCGACCCGCAGAAGCAGCCGGTGCTGTCGCTGCTCGTGCGCTTCTTCGGCGGTACCAGCGATGCCGGGCAGCACACCCCGGACATCGGGGCCGCGACGTTGATCCTGGTGCTAGTGCCGCTGTTCTTCGCGGTGAAGAGCATCAGGCGCGCCGAGCGGATCGCTTTCGGCGCGGTCCTGGCGTTCCTGCTGCTGGCCCTGAAGATCAAGCCGTTGTACCTGGTGATGCACGGCGGCCAGATGCCGAACGCCTTCCCGTACCGCTTCGCGTTCCTCATCATCGCGCTGTTGACCTTCCTGGCGTTCCGGGCCTGGGTCGGCATCGACTCGGTGAAGCAGATCAAGTGGCTCGGGGTCAGCGCCGCGGTCTGGTTCGTGATCCTGTACTGGGGGCGCCAGAGCTACCCCCGGATCGTCACCCCGCAGGTGGTGAAGTTCGACGCCGTGATCCTGGTCGCCGGCACCGCGCTCCTGGCCTTCGCGCTCTATCTGCGCTGCCAGGTGCGGCCGGCCGGCGAGCCGCTGCCCAAGCCGCTGGCCTGGATGCCGAAGCCGTTGGCCACCCCGAAGGTCGGCGCGGTGCTCGCCGTCGCGGTGCTGGCCGTGGACGTCTCGGGCTCGGCCGGACTGGTCGGCCAGAATTCGATCGGCAACCTGCCCCACGGCGACGGCTCGGTGAAGACGTCCAACTGGAAGAGCGGGCCGACCACGTCCTACGGCACGGCGCTGTCCTCCCTGCAGCCGGACAACGACGAGTTCTACCGGGCCGAGGGCTACGACCAGAACCTGCGCACCACCAACGACAGCCTGCGTTACGGCAACTTCGGCTTCACGCACTTCTCCTCGCTGTCCTCCGGCAAGCTGCACACCACGATGCAGAACCTCGGCTTCGCGCACCACGATGCCGACGTCTGGTCCGCGCACACCGGCGCCACGCTGCTCACCGACGCGCTGCTCGGCTACCAGTACCTGGTCGGCACCACGCGCGAGACGGCCGACGGCACGATCGACCGGCTCGGTACGACGCTGCAGAAGACGTACGACAATGGCCCGTCGAATGTCACGACGGTCTACAAGATCGACGACACGCTCCCGGTCGGCTTCCGGCTCACCGGCTCCGACCTCGCCGGCTTCACCGCGCCGGTGCCGCTGAACGACCCGTACGCCGCGCAGGAGCAGGCGTTCGGTCTGCCGGGCGCGTTCCAGTCGATGTGCGGCGCGCCGACGGTCACCGCCAGCGACGGGGTGACGGTCACGCAGAACAGCGACGGCACCTCGTCCATCAAGGTCCCGGCCAAGGCGCCCGCCGACGCCGCGTACTACAGCGACAAGATCGTGTGGCAGTGCCAGTCTTCGGGGCCGCGCCAGGTGTACCTGTACGCGCCGACCGCGATGCCCACCGGCCTGTCGTATGTCCGGGTGGACGGCCAGAACCGGCCCGCGCCGAAGGCCGGCGCCGTGTCGGCGGACAAGGCGAACATCCCTTACCCGGCGGGCTTCGCCAACGGTGTCCAGGACCTCGGCAGCGTCCAGTCCGGCTCGTTCACGGTGACGATGTCCAGCGACCATCTGACGCTGAAGAACACCTACACGGTCCCGGCGAACCCGGTCCGCGGCCTGGACCCGACCGCTGTCGACGCCAAGCTGTCCCAGCTGCGCACCGGCGGCGTGACCGACGTCCACTGGAACGACACCGGCCTGTCGGCCACCACCACCGGCGACAGCGCCGCGACCGTCTTCCTGTCGGTCCCGACCATCCCCGGCTGGTCGGTCACCGTCGACGGCAAGTCGGTGAAGACCACCGAACTGCTCGGCTCCTTCACCGGCGTCCCGGTCCCGGCCGGCACGCACCGCATCTCGATGTCGTTCACGCCGCCGGGCCTGTACGCGGGCATCGGCGGCAGCACCGTCGGCCTGCTGGCCCTGGGCGGCGTCTGGTGGTTCCAGCGGCGCCGCGCGGCCGGCCAGGGCGCCGGAGCCCCGGCGGCCGGTGTGGGCGCCGGCAGCGGCGAGGAGCAGGTCACGGAGGAAGCGCTGTCATGA